A region from the Cellvibrio sp. PSBB006 genome encodes:
- a CDS encoding YbeD family protein produces the protein MADQQPPKIEFPCPDYPIKVLGDAGDELHSLVIEVMERHAPGFDQTRITINESSKGRFQSITVWITATGEAQLHAIHTDLRTKPITKMVM, from the coding sequence ATGGCTGACCAACAACCCCCCAAGATTGAATTTCCCTGTCCTGACTATCCCATCAAAGTGCTGGGTGACGCCGGTGATGAGTTGCATAGCCTGGTGATTGAAGTCATGGAGCGCCACGCGCCCGGTTTTGATCAAACGCGTATCACCATCAATGAGAGCAGCAAAGGTCGCTTTCAGTCGATTACGGTATGGATTACCGCCACCGGTGAAGCGCAATTGCATGCGATCCACACGGATCTGCGCACAAAACCCATTACCAAGATGGTGATGTAA
- the lipB gene encoding lipoyl(octanoyl) transferase LipB codes for MTDFTNQRTPETPDELWLVEHPPVFTQGQAGKPEHLLLPGEIPVIQTDRGGQVTYHGPGQLVAYPLLDLRRLKMGVRDLVSAIEQTIVATLAVYGIEAYPKPDAPGVYVAGDKIASLGLRVRRGCSFHGLALNVDMDLEPFQRINPCGYEGLAMTQMRDLLPEPPVLAEVQDQLVMQFARKLGYESCTMAANLG; via the coding sequence ATGACCGACTTCACCAATCAGCGTACGCCGGAAACGCCAGACGAATTATGGTTGGTGGAACACCCCCCGGTATTTACCCAAGGGCAGGCAGGCAAGCCGGAGCATCTATTGTTGCCGGGTGAGATTCCGGTAATCCAGACGGATCGCGGCGGGCAGGTGACGTATCACGGGCCGGGTCAATTGGTGGCTTACCCCTTGCTGGATCTGCGCCGGTTGAAGATGGGGGTGCGCGATCTGGTGTCGGCGATTGAGCAAACCATTGTGGCAACCCTGGCGGTTTATGGGATTGAGGCCTATCCCAAGCCGGATGCGCCGGGTGTGTATGTGGCTGGTGACAAGATCGCTTCCCTGGGGTTGCGCGTGCGGCGCGGGTGCAGTTTTCATGGTCTGGCGTTGAATGTGGATATGGATCTGGAGCCTTTTCAGCGTATCAACCCTTGTGGTTATGAGGGGTTGGCGATGACGCAGATGCGTGATTTATTACCTGAGCCCCCTGTGTTGGCCGAGGTTCAAGACCAATTGGTTATGCAATTTGCACGGAAATTGGGTTATGAAAGTTGTACAATGGCGGCCAATTTAGGTTGA
- the lipA gene encoding lipoyl synthase: MSDLPPVSTLVPELQPVKRTERYKQGEKLRDADKVERIPVKVIASDRDEMLRKPDWIRVRIPASPEVDRIKAILRKNKLSSVCEEANCPNLGECFSGGTATFMIMGDICTRRCPFCDVGHGKPNPLDINEPRQLAEAIAEMRLKYVVITSVDRDDLRDGGAQHFADCIREARAFSPNLQVEVLVPDFRGRMEIALDILEKEAPDVFNHNMETVPRLYRQARPGANYEWSLQLLKEYKARRPDVLTKSGLMVGLGETKGEIIEVMQHMRDHDIDMLTIGQYLQPSRDHLPVARYVHPDEFEEYTRLANEMGFKHAACGPLVRSSYHADKQAHGEDIKWFEAAKA; encoded by the coding sequence ATGTCTGATTTGCCTCCTGTATCTACCCTTGTTCCTGAGCTGCAACCTGTCAAGCGTACTGAGCGTTACAAGCAGGGTGAGAAGTTGCGCGATGCTGATAAGGTTGAGCGTATTCCGGTGAAGGTGATTGCGAGCGATCGTGATGAGATGCTGCGCAAGCCGGATTGGATTCGTGTGCGTATCCCGGCGTCGCCGGAGGTGGATCGCATCAAGGCTATTCTGCGCAAGAATAAGTTGTCGTCGGTGTGTGAAGAAGCAAATTGCCCTAATCTGGGTGAGTGTTTTAGCGGCGGTACAGCGACCTTTATGATCATGGGTGATATCTGTACCCGTCGCTGCCCCTTTTGCGATGTGGGCCACGGTAAACCTAATCCGCTCGACATCAACGAGCCGCGTCAGCTGGCTGAAGCGATTGCCGAGATGCGTTTGAAGTATGTGGTCATTACGTCAGTGGACCGCGATGATCTGCGCGATGGTGGTGCGCAACATTTTGCAGATTGTATTCGTGAAGCCCGTGCGTTCAGTCCGAATTTGCAAGTGGAAGTGTTGGTGCCGGACTTCCGGGGGCGCATGGAGATTGCGTTGGATATCCTTGAAAAAGAAGCGCCGGATGTTTTTAACCACAATATGGAAACCGTGCCGCGTTTGTATCGCCAGGCCCGCCCCGGTGCTAACTATGAGTGGTCGCTGCAACTGCTGAAAGAATATAAAGCGCGTCGCCCGGATGTGTTGACCAAATCCGGCTTGATGGTCGGCCTGGGTGAAACGAAAGGAGAAATTATCGAAGTCATGCAGCACATGCGCGATCACGATATCGACATGCTCACCATTGGCCAATACCTGCAACCTTCACGCGACCATTTACCGGTAGCACGTTACGTGCATCCAGATGAGTTTGAAGAATACACCCGACTCGCGAACGAGATGGGTTTCAAGCACGCCGCCTGTGGTCCGCTGGTGCGTTCCAGTTATCACGCCGACAAGCAAGCTCACGGTGAAGACATCAAATGGTTTGAAGCCGCCAAAGCGTAA
- a CDS encoding GNAT family N-acetyltransferase, translating to MPISLAEITVQPLAHTPAFFAQVAAWHHQECERQGLKSSLALRQQRLQLHIQGETIPQTLVAVLHGEIIGCVSLVNYHSSAQQKTNGKNLSPVWLSNLFVQEQHRKQGVGNVLIDHAVNYMRAMAMQELWLSAAEYTEFYQKRGWQISRRTRLGGRVVNIMRLELH from the coding sequence ATGCCAATATCTTTAGCTGAAATTACTGTCCAGCCCCTCGCTCATACGCCGGCATTTTTTGCGCAGGTAGCCGCATGGCATCATCAGGAATGCGAGCGACAAGGACTAAAAAGTTCATTGGCGTTACGCCAGCAACGTTTGCAATTGCACATTCAGGGAGAAACCATTCCGCAAACATTGGTTGCCGTTTTACATGGGGAAATTATCGGTTGTGTCAGTTTGGTGAATTACCACAGCAGCGCCCAACAAAAAACGAACGGGAAGAATCTTTCGCCGGTATGGCTGAGTAATTTGTTTGTGCAGGAACAGCATCGCAAACAGGGCGTTGGTAATGTATTAATTGATCACGCGGTTAATTATATGCGAGCAATGGCGATGCAGGAATTGTGGCTGTCGGCAGCCGAGTATACGGAGTTCTATCAAAAGCGCGGCTGGCAAATTTCCCGTCGGACGCGGTTGGGGGGTAGGGTGGTGAATATTATGCGGTTAGAGCTTCATTAG
- a CDS encoding TonB family protein has protein sequence MKKSPAVSWFRWVILLLVCVGAHGETVNVVPSPAWVVEIPVKTPLKIPEDDIRGGIHYLLIDRQLKVNDADGQVVFHHYANYIVNQLGLESSSQLDVSFDPAYQSLSFHRIGIWRDGKFLDKSKTAKYSLLQREEDLEKLIYDGRLSANVILDDVRVGDIIDYSYSITGVNPVYKGIFSYSFYTQWSVPFDYQHVRVLWEKSTPLIIKQLNRASEQQSNIYGDGVEYIFENRDRSALLVNSQTPDWYDPYGQVFLTDTPEWKDIVSWALPLYLPASDPAKEISEIAERIRSEHKTVDAQIHAALVFVQAEIRYLGLEMGENSHKPSAANETLARRYGDCKDKTVLLISLLKSLGVSATPALVNTSAYREIANYPPAGTVFDHVIVHLEYQGKNWWIDPTRQHQKGNLTNIFQPDYGYALLIKEGVNELVPMTAARKSKQVVVDAFDLDQGMSERAGYVVTSKYYGEQGDHQRYSLADSSNTEVAEQYLNFYKKYYDGIAIKEPLKVVDSDDADFLSVTETYEISNIWEKDKDGDFVASFYANSVDSSLKKVDETRRNSPFELAYPHHVVQEIEIKLRDKNWTFEEDSFVEKNDFFYFRSSVKFDDSDNLLRLVYEYRSLSNHVPAEKIDTYIKAQKRAADNTSYEIYEFSEEPVVDSDIYFYLIAVLYALLVIFVLINWYRDSDRKLFYDVAVFYPISVVKVITLLFFTLGTYSCYWFYRNWSYIKRKDQRNISPFWRAVFESFWFYPIAYRIANSDEPKQQNMPRSAWILGVFAVLYFISALLMDKFILIGLALGSALLVILVRQVNAYQQSSAEIYSHHSRWKLRHFLLLIAFSPLFLLAFGQELRLLPADKVVAGDYLLQRDLKFMQRNNIIAANDKLIYFYSDDSFSIRSDGNGLTEQGVFSYWEGDDGELYRETAKFFEMQKIEFSKGSYGVNSILTVYREDGSDFLLYLTTEESGDEEFEKELRKRWGDARLLHEKELAFSEDATVMKLELKAIKHGIEQIIHKALIKNDQASQRLLAELYSRGLMVQQNIHRAIYFYELAYRQGNMSSGADLAWHLAIMSHGSGALERAEEIATELLEKDGGARAREVLAAVYAANGEFARAIVEQQRAVALVDDKNKAIAKRRLSVYQASQPWTEVWSVDTVAGSEMLPLVRQAPHYPLAALQKKVEGNIVFQFDVMADGSVANIAVESEEPEGYFEAAGREALQKFIYIPQMSNGVAIDTKDVKNKFTFTLTD, from the coding sequence ATGAAGAAATCTCCTGCCGTTTCATGGTTCCGCTGGGTAATTTTATTACTGGTCTGTGTTGGTGCTCATGGTGAAACCGTTAATGTTGTTCCCTCTCCCGCATGGGTGGTGGAAATCCCTGTAAAGACGCCACTGAAAATTCCTGAGGATGATATCAGAGGTGGTATTCATTATTTGTTGATTGACCGTCAGCTAAAGGTGAATGATGCTGATGGCCAAGTCGTTTTCCACCATTATGCGAATTACATTGTCAATCAGTTGGGGCTTGAAAGTAGTTCACAGCTTGATGTTTCCTTTGATCCGGCTTATCAATCATTGTCATTCCACAGAATTGGTATATGGCGTGATGGGAAGTTTCTCGATAAATCCAAAACGGCGAAATACTCACTGCTACAACGTGAGGAAGATTTGGAAAAATTAATTTATGACGGACGACTCAGTGCCAATGTGATTCTGGATGATGTTCGAGTTGGCGATATTATTGATTACAGTTACTCCATCACTGGTGTAAATCCGGTTTATAAAGGTATCTTCTCCTATAGTTTTTACACACAGTGGTCGGTGCCGTTCGATTACCAACATGTCCGCGTTCTGTGGGAGAAATCAACCCCTCTAATTATCAAACAACTCAATCGTGCATCGGAGCAACAATCCAATATCTATGGTGATGGTGTTGAATACATTTTTGAGAATCGTGATCGCAGTGCTCTGCTGGTAAATTCCCAGACGCCGGATTGGTACGATCCTTATGGGCAGGTCTTTTTAACTGATACTCCGGAATGGAAAGATATTGTTAGCTGGGCGTTACCTCTTTATCTTCCCGCTTCTGACCCGGCCAAGGAAATTTCTGAGATTGCAGAGCGTATTCGCTCAGAGCATAAAACGGTGGATGCGCAAATTCATGCTGCACTTGTTTTCGTGCAAGCCGAAATTCGTTATCTGGGGCTTGAGATGGGTGAGAATTCCCACAAGCCTTCTGCGGCAAATGAAACGCTTGCTCGCCGTTATGGTGATTGTAAAGACAAAACAGTACTGCTTATCAGCTTGTTAAAATCGCTGGGAGTTTCTGCGACACCTGCTTTAGTGAATACATCAGCTTACCGGGAAATAGCAAATTATCCTCCAGCAGGAACGGTCTTTGATCATGTGATTGTTCACTTGGAATATCAGGGGAAAAACTGGTGGATTGATCCCACCAGGCAGCATCAGAAAGGAAATCTGACGAATATCTTTCAGCCGGATTACGGGTATGCCTTGCTCATAAAAGAAGGAGTGAATGAGCTTGTACCTATGACGGCTGCCAGGAAGTCCAAGCAAGTTGTTGTTGACGCGTTTGATCTTGATCAGGGTATGTCCGAGCGCGCGGGTTATGTGGTAACCAGTAAGTATTATGGTGAGCAGGGCGATCACCAGCGCTACTCGCTGGCTGACTCAAGCAATACTGAAGTCGCTGAGCAGTATCTTAATTTCTATAAAAAGTACTATGACGGCATCGCTATTAAAGAACCTCTTAAGGTGGTTGACTCAGATGATGCGGATTTTCTTTCTGTTACAGAAACGTATGAAATAAGCAATATCTGGGAAAAGGATAAAGATGGGGATTTTGTAGCCAGTTTTTATGCCAATAGTGTTGACAGTAGCTTAAAGAAAGTAGACGAGACTCGTCGTAACTCCCCCTTTGAGCTTGCATATCCCCATCATGTTGTTCAGGAAATAGAAATTAAGCTACGTGATAAAAACTGGACTTTTGAAGAGGATAGTTTTGTTGAGAAAAATGATTTCTTCTACTTTCGCAGCTCAGTAAAGTTTGATGACTCGGACAACCTGCTACGACTGGTTTATGAATATAGGTCGTTGAGTAACCATGTCCCCGCAGAGAAAATAGATACTTATATAAAAGCTCAAAAACGGGCAGCAGATAATACCAGTTACGAAATATATGAATTCTCTGAGGAGCCTGTAGTTGATTCTGATATTTATTTTTATCTGATTGCTGTGCTATACGCGCTCCTCGTGATTTTCGTCTTAATTAATTGGTATAGAGACAGTGACCGAAAGCTCTTTTACGATGTGGCGGTCTTTTATCCGATTTCTGTGGTTAAAGTCATTACGTTATTGTTTTTTACCCTTGGAACATATAGTTGCTATTGGTTTTACCGTAATTGGTCATATATCAAGCGAAAGGATCAGCGTAATATTTCTCCATTTTGGCGTGCTGTTTTTGAATCATTTTGGTTTTATCCTATTGCCTATAGAATTGCCAATAGTGACGAACCGAAGCAGCAAAATATGCCTCGTTCCGCATGGATTTTAGGCGTATTTGCGGTTCTGTACTTTATCAGTGCTTTACTCATGGATAAATTTATACTCATCGGCTTGGCGCTAGGTAGCGCACTGCTTGTTATTTTGGTTCGTCAGGTCAACGCTTATCAGCAATCTTCTGCGGAAATTTATTCTCACCATTCACGCTGGAAGTTGCGACACTTTTTACTGCTGATAGCTTTTTCTCCGCTTTTTCTCTTGGCATTTGGTCAGGAGCTGCGTCTTTTGCCTGCCGACAAAGTGGTTGCGGGCGATTATCTGCTGCAACGCGACCTCAAATTCATGCAGCGTAATAATATTATTGCCGCAAATGATAAGCTTATTTATTTTTACAGCGATGACAGTTTTAGTATTCGCAGCGACGGTAACGGTTTGACGGAGCAAGGGGTGTTTTCATACTGGGAAGGTGATGATGGTGAGTTATATCGAGAAACAGCCAAGTTCTTTGAAATGCAAAAAATAGAATTCTCAAAAGGGAGTTATGGTGTCAACTCTATACTTACCGTATATCGCGAGGATGGCAGTGATTTTCTACTTTATCTGACGACTGAAGAAAGTGGTGATGAGGAATTTGAAAAAGAGCTGAGAAAGCGCTGGGGTGATGCACGACTACTTCATGAAAAAGAATTGGCATTCTCCGAAGATGCTACCGTGATGAAGTTGGAGCTTAAAGCAATAAAGCACGGTATTGAACAGATAATCCATAAAGCATTGATTAAAAATGATCAAGCATCTCAGAGATTGTTGGCGGAGCTTTACAGTCGTGGGCTTATGGTTCAGCAAAACATTCATCGTGCTATTTATTTTTATGAGCTGGCGTATCGTCAAGGGAATATGTCGTCTGGCGCTGATTTGGCATGGCATCTGGCGATAATGAGCCACGGCTCAGGCGCATTGGAACGTGCGGAGGAGATAGCAACAGAGCTGTTGGAAAAAGATGGGGGTGCCAGAGCCCGAGAAGTTCTTGCCGCAGTATATGCAGCGAATGGAGAATTTGCGCGTGCAATAGTTGAGCAGCAGCGAGCGGTCGCGCTAGTTGATGATAAAAATAAAGCAATCGCTAAAAGAAGATTGTCAGTTTATCAAGCGTCACAACCATGGACGGAGGTTTGGTCTGTCGATACTGTAGCTGGTTCAGAGATGTTGCCTTTGGTACGACAAGCCCCTCATTATCCATTGGCGGCGTTGCAAAAGAAGGTTGAAGGAAACATTGTCTTTCAATTTGATGTCATGGCCGATGGCTCTGTCGCTAACATTGCCGTTGAGTCGGAAGAGCCTGAAGGTTATTTTGAAGCAGCGGGTAGAGAAGCATTACAGAAATTTATTTATATTCCTCAGATGTCTAACGGCGTTGCTATTGACACAAAGGACGTCAAGAATAAATTCACTTTCACGCTTACCGATTAG
- a CDS encoding glycerophosphodiester phosphodiesterase — protein MASLFCIAHRGGPIHHHHTSPENSLEAIRRSLALGVDAIEIDIWQIGGELIVTHDRRLGRQLKGKGLLIEKSLAEVRQLTLENGEPVPTLRQVLELVGDRALLNIEIKGPNCVPVLVEQLTEFTQDHQLSLEHYLVSSFDHHQLFQMLQSAPHIKRGVLVEGIPYSYAQCCDELKAYSFNTHLGFLNQDMINDARRRGLKNWVYTVNHEEDWQWMLDLGVDGVFTDRPEALLEFNRRQPS, from the coding sequence ATGGCGTCACTTTTTTGTATTGCTCATCGCGGCGGCCCGATTCACCACCACCACACCAGCCCCGAGAACAGCCTGGAAGCCATCCGTCGCAGTCTCGCACTGGGCGTGGATGCGATTGAAATCGACATCTGGCAAATCGGCGGCGAACTGATCGTCACCCACGACCGCCGGCTCGGACGACAATTAAAAGGCAAGGGGTTGCTGATTGAAAAATCCCTGGCAGAAGTTCGCCAACTCACTCTTGAGAACGGCGAACCTGTGCCTACACTTCGCCAGGTACTGGAGCTTGTCGGTGACCGCGCGCTGCTCAATATTGAAATCAAAGGCCCGAACTGCGTGCCCGTATTGGTTGAACAATTAACCGAGTTTACACAAGATCATCAACTGTCATTGGAACACTACCTCGTATCCAGCTTTGATCACCATCAGTTGTTCCAGATGCTGCAAAGCGCACCGCACATAAAACGCGGCGTGCTGGTAGAAGGCATTCCCTACAGCTACGCGCAATGTTGCGATGAATTAAAAGCCTATTCTTTCAATACCCATTTGGGATTTTTAAATCAGGACATGATCAACGACGCTCGCCGTCGCGGTTTAAAAAATTGGGTTTATACCGTTAATCATGAAGAGGATTGGCAGTGGATGCTGGATTTGGGGGTGGATGGGGTATTTACGGATAGGCCGGAGGCTTTGTTGGAGTTTAATCGTCGACAGCCTAGCTGA
- a CDS encoding mechanosensitive ion channel domain-containing protein yields MTKLLLVVGCFFAFYLASLILDKVIRERSIKKMLGDLRVRYVTRLMNIGLVFCCIVVVCLILGLGYSEVSVFLSSIFAVVGVALFAQWSILSNITASMIIFFGFPYRVGDRIKILDKDDDMSGIIEEISMFHVILRREDGNIVTYPNTLILQKAVLKVEHPLPPAVIEEH; encoded by the coding sequence ATGACTAAATTACTTCTGGTAGTTGGCTGTTTCTTCGCGTTTTATCTGGCTTCGTTGATCCTGGATAAGGTTATCCGCGAGCGGAGCATCAAGAAGATGCTCGGCGATTTACGTGTGCGCTACGTCACGCGGTTGATGAATATCGGTTTGGTATTTTGTTGCATCGTCGTGGTGTGTTTGATTCTCGGTTTGGGTTACAGCGAAGTGTCGGTTTTTCTTTCGTCGATCTTCGCTGTAGTGGGTGTGGCTTTGTTTGCCCAGTGGTCGATTCTGAGCAACATTACCGCCAGCATGATTATCTTTTTTGGTTTTCCTTACCGCGTGGGTGACCGTATCAAGATTCTCGACAAAGACGATGATATGAGTGGCATCATCGAAGAGATCAGCATGTTTCATGTCATTCTCCGCCGTGAAGACGGCAATATCGTGACCTATCCCAACACGCTGATTCTGCAAAAGGCGGTATTAAAAGTAGAGCATCCTCTACCGCCAGCGGTGATTGAAGAACATTGA
- a CDS encoding amino acid aminotransferase has protein sequence MFESLPLLPADPILGLSAAFQQDTNPNKVDLGVGVYKNDAGVTPIMAAVAAAERLRLNLENTKAYTNPAGYPGANNAVAGLIYGTGHTVVSDNRVRTIQTPGGCGALRVAAEFIQRAKPGATIWVSTPTWANHIPLLGSAGLKLREYPYYNYDTHSIDFDAMVAVLNEVPKGDLVLLHACCHNPSGADLSREQWQEVARLAQARGFVPFVDMAYQGFGEGLDEDAYGIRLLAESVPELIIAASFSKNFGLYRERAGTLSLVFANETQANAGMSQLLSVTRGLYSMPPAHGSAIVDIILHNSELTRQWQEELGQMRQRIQNLRAALVTALNQLQDERDFSFIAHERGMFSFLGLSVEQVHRLKNEFSIYMTDTSRISVAGLTVEKMDYVSQAIVKVLRP, from the coding sequence ATGTTTGAATCCCTGCCCCTGCTCCCCGCCGATCCTATCCTCGGTCTCAGTGCCGCGTTTCAGCAAGACACCAATCCGAATAAAGTCGATCTGGGTGTGGGGGTGTATAAGAATGATGCGGGTGTGACGCCAATTATGGCGGCTGTGGCGGCGGCGGAGCGGTTGCGCCTGAATCTGGAAAATACCAAGGCCTACACCAACCCGGCTGGCTATCCCGGCGCTAATAACGCCGTGGCTGGATTGATTTACGGGACCGGCCACACAGTGGTGTCGGATAATCGGGTGCGCACGATTCAAACGCCGGGTGGCTGCGGCGCGTTGCGGGTGGCGGCGGAATTTATTCAGCGCGCTAAACCGGGCGCCACTATTTGGGTGAGCACGCCGACCTGGGCCAACCATATTCCGCTGCTCGGCAGCGCAGGGTTGAAGCTGCGTGAATATCCCTATTACAACTACGACACTCACAGCATCGACTTCGATGCCATGGTCGCTGTGCTCAATGAAGTTCCCAAGGGCGATCTGGTGCTGCTGCATGCTTGTTGCCACAACCCCAGCGGTGCGGATTTGTCGCGCGAGCAGTGGCAGGAGGTGGCGCGTCTCGCTCAGGCGCGCGGTTTCGTGCCGTTTGTGGATATGGCTTATCAAGGATTTGGTGAAGGATTGGATGAGGATGCCTATGGCATTCGACTGTTGGCCGAGTCGGTACCCGAGCTGATCATTGCTGCATCATTTTCAAAAAACTTTGGCCTCTACCGTGAACGCGCGGGAACCTTGAGTTTGGTATTCGCGAATGAAACCCAGGCCAATGCGGGCATGAGCCAATTGCTCAGTGTGACGCGCGGCCTGTATTCCATGCCACCGGCTCACGGTAGCGCCATCGTGGATATCATCCTGCACAACAGTGAACTGACTCGCCAATGGCAGGAAGAGCTGGGGCAGATGCGCCAACGTATTCAAAATCTGCGCGCGGCGTTGGTGACGGCATTGAATCAGTTACAGGATGAGCGGGATTTCAGTTTTATTGCCCACGAACGCGGCATGTTTTCATTTCTGGGATTGAGCGTCGAACAGGTACATCGACTGAAAAACGAATTCAGTATCTATATGACGGATACCAGCCGCATCAGCGTCGCGGGTTTGACCGTGGAAAAAATGGATTACGTCAGCCAGGCGATCGTAAAAGTACTGCGCCCCTAA
- a CDS encoding carbohydrate-binding protein — MHPDFSPSTVIKKFTRSACGLLGALSLSAQAVVFQAESYNYFYDTTPGNTGGAYRSDDVDIENAQDTNGGYNVGWIETGEWLAFTNLTIPTNGSYVIKMRVASPSGATASVDLNAGAIQLGTFQIGATGGWQNWTTVTKTVNINAGTYNLGVFAQTAGWNFNWIEIVPAGGTNNPDCGSTWYRANLTHYESYPDPGSDECVLYNGCTWAGQFYGLNGVQPESWVMANNIAAVHLKDWNWMGMKTINLRQGSRSITAKVYDGCSDSDCNGCCTANLAGDGYLIDLEKYTMQRFGSGSGIVEFQVCN, encoded by the coding sequence ATGCATCCTGATTTTTCTCCATCGACTGTGATTAAAAAATTCACGCGCAGCGCCTGTGGTTTGTTGGGCGCGCTGTCACTAAGTGCCCAGGCCGTGGTTTTCCAGGCAGAAAGTTATAACTATTTCTACGACACAACGCCGGGCAATACCGGTGGCGCTTATCGCAGCGATGATGTCGATATTGAAAATGCGCAGGACACGAACGGTGGTTACAACGTCGGCTGGATTGAAACCGGCGAGTGGCTGGCTTTTACCAACCTCACGATTCCCACAAACGGTAGCTACGTCATCAAGATGCGCGTGGCCAGCCCATCCGGTGCGACCGCATCGGTGGATTTGAACGCGGGCGCCATACAACTGGGAACCTTCCAGATCGGCGCCACCGGCGGCTGGCAAAACTGGACGACAGTGACCAAGACAGTAAACATCAATGCCGGTACCTATAACCTCGGCGTGTTTGCGCAAACTGCCGGCTGGAACTTCAACTGGATTGAGATTGTTCCGGCAGGCGGCACCAATAATCCCGACTGCGGCAGCACCTGGTACCGGGCAAACCTCACCCATTACGAGTCTTATCCCGATCCCGGCAGTGATGAGTGCGTGCTTTACAACGGCTGCACCTGGGCCGGGCAGTTCTACGGCCTGAATGGTGTGCAACCGGAATCCTGGGTGATGGCGAATAATATTGCGGCGGTGCACTTGAAGGATTGGAATTGGATGGGTATGAAGACGATTAACCTGCGCCAGGGTAGCCGCAGTATTACCGCGAAGGTTTACGATGGTTGTTCGGATTCTGACTGTAATGGTTGTTGTACGGCCAACCTTGCTGGGGATGGTTATTTGATTGACCTGGAGAAATACACGATGCAACGTTTTGGTTCGGGTAGTGGGATTGTGGAGTTCCAGGTGTGTAATTGA
- the hisC gene encoding histidinol-phosphate transaminase translates to MSQFWSEVVRQLEPYVPGEQPQIDGLIKLNTNESPYPPSPRVQHVLNDTAIARLRLYPDPNSRQLKQTLADYYGVQADQVFVGNGSDEVLALSFMAFFQQPKPLLFPDITYSFYKVYCQLFGIAANKIPLRDDFTIDFADYPTDNGGIIFPNPNAPTAIGKPLAEIETLLQRNTQSVVLVDEAYIDFGGETAASLVSRYPNLLVVQTLSKSRALAGMRVGFAIGDKQLIEGLDRVKNSFNSYPLDRLAEAAAVVAFEDEAYFRSSCDKVIATREWTTRQLQELGFTVLPSQANFVLAQPQGNAAALAAKLREHKILVRYFNAPRIDKFLRITIGTDEEMERLITVLKTLV, encoded by the coding sequence ATGTCGCAGTTCTGGAGTGAGGTGGTGCGCCAACTGGAGCCTTATGTTCCCGGCGAGCAACCGCAGATTGATGGCCTGATCAAACTCAACACCAACGAAAGTCCCTATCCGCCATCGCCCCGGGTGCAGCATGTGTTGAATGACACGGCCATCGCACGCTTGCGTTTATACCCTGACCCCAACTCCCGCCAACTGAAACAAACCCTGGCCGATTATTACGGCGTTCAAGCGGACCAGGTGTTTGTCGGCAATGGCTCGGACGAAGTGTTGGCTCTGTCTTTTATGGCATTTTTCCAGCAGCCCAAACCCCTGCTGTTTCCCGACATCACCTATAGCTTCTATAAAGTGTATTGCCAGTTATTCGGCATCGCGGCCAACAAAATCCCGTTGCGCGACGACTTCACCATCGACTTCGCCGACTACCCGACCGACAACGGCGGCATCATCTTCCCCAATCCGAACGCGCCCACCGCCATCGGAAAACCGCTCGCCGAAATAGAAACGCTATTGCAACGCAACACGCAATCTGTAGTCCTGGTGGATGAAGCCTACATCGACTTCGGCGGCGAAACCGCCGCGTCACTGGTGAGCCGCTACCCCAATCTGCTGGTGGTACAAACCCTCTCCAAATCCCGCGCCCTCGCCGGCATGCGCGTAGGCTTCGCCATCGGCGACAAACAACTAATCGAAGGCCTGGATCGCGTCAAAAACTCCTTCAACTCCTACCCCCTCGATCGCCTCGCCGAAGCCGCCGCCGTAGTCGCGTTTGAAGATGAAGCCTACTTCCGCTCCAGCTGCGATAAAGTGATCGCCACCCGCGAATGGACAACCCGACAATTACAGGAACTTGGCTTCACCGTACTGCCATCCCAGGCCAATTTTGTGTTGGCACAACCTCAGGGCAATGCCGCGGCCCTGGCAGCCAAATTACGCGAACACAAAATCCTGGTGCGCTACTTCAACGCACCGCGTATCGATAAGTTTTTGCGTATTACGATTGGTACGGATGAGGAAATGGAGCGGTTGATTACCGTATTAAAAACGTTGGTATAA